From Nicotiana tabacum cultivar K326 chromosome 22, ASM71507v2, whole genome shotgun sequence, one genomic window encodes:
- the LOC107803413 gene encoding laccase-2, with protein MSASIFSPQSILLAIFCITCSIFLFPEFVTAGVTRHYKFDIRLKNVTRLCQTKTIVTVNGKFPGPRVVAREGDRVVVKVVNHVSNNVSFHWHGIRQIQSGWADGPAYITQCPIQTSQSYVYNFTITGQRGTLWWHAHISWMRATLYGPLIIYPQHNTSYPFAKPHKEVPIIFGEWWNANTEAVINQSLVTGAGPNVSDSYTINGLPGPLYNCSAKDTFKLKVKPGKTYMLRMINAALNDDLFFSIANHSMTVVEADAVYVKPFETDTILITPGQTTNVLLKTHPNPQQTTFFMAARPYFTGQGTFDNSTIAGILMYDNVSASISSSSNTLIKNLPIPTLPPINSTSFVANFTNKFRSLANARFPANVPQKVDKHFFFTVGLGSNPCPKNQTCQGPNNSSKFSASVNNVSMILPTTALLQSYFKKSNGVYTTDFPSVPLVPFNYTGTPPNNTHVSNGTKVVVLPFNTSVELVMQGTSILGAESHPLHLHGYNFYVVGQGFGNFDPKKDPANYNLVDPVERNTIGVPSGGWVAIRFLADNPGVWFMHCHFEVHLSWGLRMAWLVLDGELPNQKLPPPPADLPKC; from the exons ATGAGCGCTTCTATTTTTTCACCACAATCAATTTTACTTGCTATTTTCTGCATCACTTGTAGCATTTTTTTATTTCCAGAGTTTGTCACTGCTGGTGTTACAAGGCATTACAAGTTCGAT ATAAGATTGAAAAATGTGACTAGGCTATGCCAAACAAAGACAATTGTGACTGTGAATGGGAAATTCCCAGGGCCTCGTGTTGTTGCTAGGGAAGGTGATCGTGTCGTGGTTAAGGTTGTTAATCACGTCTCCAACAATGTTAGCTTCCATTG GCATGGAATTCGACAAATTCAAAGTGGATGGGCAGATGGACCAGCATATATCACCCAATGCCCGATACAAACTAGCCAAAGTTATGTCTACAACTTCACCATTACTGGCCAAAGAGGAACTCTATGGTGGCATGCTCATATTTCATGGATGAGAGCTACACTTTATGGACCTCTTATCATTTATCCCCAGCATAATACTTCTTATCCATTTGCCAAACCCCACAAAGAAGTTCCCATCATTTTCG GTGAGTGGTGGAATGCTAATACCGAGGCCGTGATTAATCAATCACTTGTAACTGGAGCTGGACCTAATGTCTCTGATTCATACACTATTAATGGTCTTCCTGGACCATTATACAATTGTTCTGCGAAGG ACACATTTAAGCTAAAGGTAAAGCCTGGAAAGACATATATGCTTCGTATGATCAATGCTGCACTCAATGACGACCTTTTCTTCAGTATAGCAAATCATTCAATGACAGTCGTGGAAGCCGATGCAGTTTATGTCAAACCTTTTGAAACAGATACCATTCTCATTACACCTGGACAAACCACAAATGTCCTCCTTAAAACACATCCTAATCCCCAACAGACAACTTTTTTTATGGCAGCTAGACCATATTTCACTGGCCAGGGCACATTTGACAATTCCACAATTGCTGGAATTCTTATGTATGATAATGTATCTGCAAGTATTAGCTCATCATCTAACACTTTGATTAAAAATCTTCCAATCCCAACTCTTCCTCCAATTAATTCCACTTCATTTGTAGCCAATTTTACTAATAAGTTTCGATCTTTAGCTAATGCTCGATTTCCTGCTAACGTCCCCCAAAAAGTTGACAAACATTTTTTCTTTACCGTAGGTCTTGGAAGTAACCCGTGCCCAAAAAACCAAACTTGTCAAGGTCCTAATAATTCCTCAAAATTTTCTGCTTCTGTTAATAATGTTTCTATGATTCTCCCTACCACAGCACTACTCCAATCCTACTTCAAAAAATCAAATGGCGTATACACTACTGATTTTCCAAGTGTCCCTCTTGTGCCCTTTAATTACACTGGCACTCCTCCAAATAATACTCATGTTTCTAATGGCACAAAAGTTGTGGTACTTCCGTTCAATACTTCAGTGGAATTGGTAATGCAAGGCACTAGCATTTTAGGAGCTGAAAGTCATCCTCTTCATCTTCATGGCTATAATTTCTATGTGGTTGGTcaaggttttggtaattttgatcCTAAAAAAGACCCAGCTAATTACAATCTTGTTGATCCAGTTGAAAGAAACACCATTGGAGTTCCATCTGGTGGTTGGGTAGCCATTCGTTTTCTAGCTGACAATCCAG GAGTATGGTTTATGCATTGTCACTTTGAGGTGCATCTGAGTTGGGGTTTGAGGATGGCTTGGCTGGTATTAGATGGAGAGCTTCCAAACCAAAAGTTGCCACCGCCGCCGGCTGATCTTCCCAAGTGTTAA